The genomic region TTTATAGCATACTTTAAAGTTATGAAAAATATGATATAAGTATTTAAATTATGTAATTAATATTTTTATTATTGGGGGTAAAGAAATGAAAAAATTAAAAAAAGCAAACAAGTTAGATTTTAGACTAAGTGAAAATAGCAAGTCACTAGTTCGAAATCTAACAAGAGGAACAGTATCTCTTCTCATCGGTTCGACATTAGTTTGTGGAATTTCTCACGATGCTGAAGCTGCTGAAAAGGTGGCAGAAGATGTCAAACCTATCGATAATCAGACAACAAATGAATCATCACAAACTATAGCTGAGACAGCAACTGCAGTGCCCCAAGAGACACCGCTAGAAACTTCAACAAATTCACCTTCAAACTCCAAGACAGAAAGCACTTCAACAGAGCATCCACACGAACCTACACAAGGTATAACATCATCTCAAGAAGACGGAATATCATCAAAAACAACACCTGTACCATCAGAAGAATCAACATCAGAATTACCTCAAACAAGTGATGCATCATCACAAGAGGAAAACTTTACAAATACATCACCAGCAGAAACAACGATAGGACAAGAAAGTCAAACAACAGAAGAAGTTCTACCTATTCCGACAGAAACTCAGTCGGTATCTGAAAGTAACAATGCTAACACTGAAATATCCAATGAAAAAGCAAGTGATACCACGCACAAAGAAGCGACATCCAATACAAAACTAAGCACATCTGAGGCAAGCAGTACTTCTGAAATACCTGAAGCTCAAAATGCAGACAAAACAACATTAACAAAATCATTAAAAGACGCACCACCAAAGCAAAAAGAAGTCAAGACTCAGTCATCACCTAGGAAATCACATAGGTTAGCGTCTCGTCCAGCATCTGCAACAACGCAACAAACAGGGCGCAAATCTTATATTATTCCAGATGATCGCAAGTATTTATATTTACTTCGTGATTTAGGATATGATGCATTAACCGTTAAAGAGCGTACACAGTTACGTTTTGCAGGTATTAGTCAAATGGAAGCACAAACGACGAGCCACATTCATTTAATGCTAACGAAATGGTTGGATTTAAAAAATGAATTTACTAGAGGTGGCAAAATACATTTATCATTCAGGCAAGAAAAGTTTTTTAAAGCCATTGAAGGTATTACAATAAACGGCGTTCGAATGGAGACGACAAATAATGGGCAAGATTGGTCAGCACCTGTCTCGGGTTCTACAGTCAAAAGCGGATTAATCGGAGTCGTCACAAATACACCTGTTGTGATTACTTTGAAAGGTAACCAAACTTTAGAATCACTGGGCTATAGTTACGAGCACCCTGTACATCTCACACACACGTGGACAACCAATAGTGGAGAGATTGCTGCAGAAAGCATCCAACAAACGACTATTACACCCCAGTTGAATCCTAAAGCACCAAAAGAAACGCGATTGACCAGTTTCGTCTCAGGTCGAATGATTAACCGACTTCTTTATCAGCACAATAAAAAAACAATATATTCAATGCATATATATAAACCAGATCAAAGTTTCTGGAGAACAGATTACGGATGGGTCCTCTACATTAAGGAACAAATCCCTAAAAAGCTATTACCATATATTGATACTTCATCGATTAAACTATATGTTTCGGATGAGTTTGGAAATCCAATATCTAATGATAAGGTCATTACTATTTCAATTGGTAGTGATGGGTTAGTCGATACAAGTAAAGTACCACAATTATCAATTGAACATGATCAATCAATATCACATTGGAAAAAAGTACGTACTGAATTAAACAGTAAAGTATTTTTTGGTTTACTAGGTCAATCGAGAGCGTATACGATTGCTTATAAATTAAGAGATGATATGAATATGGAAGACGTTGTCGAGCAAATCAATAAAAATCATCCGACATCTAGTGAAGCACGCTTGAGCTTTGCGTCTTGGCTTGAGAGTGACTATTTAGATTCACGGATTCTTGGTAAAAAAGATGGTGGAGCACCTCATGAACGACTCTTTGGTTCATATGCGACATCATATATGGACTTTTATGATTATGATAATGCTAGTGTTGCGCCAAACCCACCAACTATTAATGATGTTGAAGCAGGATCTAAAGTGATCAGCGGTACAGGTGTAGCAGGTAATCAAATTACTGTGACATTACCTGGAGGGACAAAGGAAACTACAACAGTTGGAGCAGATGGCACATGGACAGTTACTGTTACTGATACAGAACACTTAAATGATAGTGATGTTGTATCAGCCATCCAAAACGATGGTCAAAATGACTCGGCTGTATCCTCAGTAACAGTCAAAGATACCATTGCACCGAATACGCCGTTAATTAATGCAGTTGAAGCAGGGGCAACTCAAATATCTGGGCAAGGTGAAAATAGTGCGTTGATTATTGTGACATTCCCAGGCGGCACAATGGCATTCACAAGAGTAGATGAAAATGGAAATTGGACAATACATGTACCTTCAGCAGTACCAAAACTAACTGTAGGCGATAAAATCACGGTTATTTCAGTAGATAATGCCGGCAATAAATCGGAAGAAACGTCAACAACAGTAGAAGATCAAACAGCGCCAGAAGCACCAACTGTAGATCCAGTAACATCAAAAGCAACAGTCATAACAGGAACAGGGGAAGCAGGAAGCACAGTGACAGTAACGTTCCCAGGTGGCACAACGACAACAGGAAAAGTGAATGGAGAAGGACGATATGAAGTGAAAATTCCGGACACAGTAGATTTAAAAGGTGGAGAAACAATTAAAGTGACGTTAACAGATGAAGCCGGCAATAAATCGGAAGAAACGTCAATAAAAGTAGAAGATCAAACAGCGCCAGAAGCACCAACTGTAGATCCAGTGACATCAAAAGCAACAGTCATAACAGGAACAGGAGAAGCAGGAAGTACAGTGACCGTAACATTTCCAGATGGCACAACGACAACAGGAACAGTGAATGGAGAAGGGCGTTACGAAGTGAAAATTCCGGACACAGTAGATTTAAAAGGTGGAGAAACAATAAAAGTGACGTTAACAGACGAAGCAGGCAATCAATCAGAAGCAACGTCAATAACAGTAGAAGATCAAACATCACCCGACGCACCAACTGTAGATCCAGTAACATCAAAAGCAACAGTCATAACAGGAACAGGAGAAGCAGGAAGCACAGTAACAGTAACATTCCCAGACGGCACAACAGCCACAGGAACAGTGAATGGAGAAGGACGATATGAAGTCAAAATTCCAGATACAGTAGATTTAAAAGGTGGAAAAACAATTAAAGTGACGTTAACAGATGAAGTCGGCAATCAATCAGAAGCAACGTTAACAACAGTAGAAGATCAAACAGCACCAGAAGCACCGACAGTAGATCCAGTAACATCAAAAACAACAGTCATAACGGGAACAGGAGAAGTAGGAAGCACAGTAACAGTGATGTTCCCAGATGGCACAACAGCCACAGGAACAGTGAATGGAGAAGGACGATATGAAGTCAAAATTCCGGACACAGTAGATTTAAAAGGTGGAGAAACAATAAAAGTGACGTTAACAGACGAAGCCGGCAATAAATCGGAAGAAACGTCAATAACAGTAGAAGATCAAACATCACCCGACGCACCAACTGTAGATCCAGTAACATCAAAAGCAACAGTCATAACAGGAACAGGAGAAGCAGGAAGCACAGTAACAGTGACGTTCCCAGATGGCACAACAGCCACAGGAACAGTGGATGAAGAAGGACGATATGAAGTGACAATACCAGGAACAGTAGATTTAAAAGGCGGAGAAATAATAAAAGTGACGTTAACTGATAGTTCAGGAAATGTTTCAAAGCCAACAGTAGTAGTGGTAACGCAAGATCATTCTGGAATGCAAAACAAACCGCCAAAAACAGACGGCCCAACTTCACCAGGTACAAGTGGCACAGTCATAACAGGAACAGGAAAACCAGGCAGTACGGTAACAGTCGCATTCCCAGGTGGATCAACTTCAACAGGAACAGTGAATGAAGAAGGACGATACGAAGTCAAAGTACCAAGTGCAATAGATACTGAAGGTATGGATGTTCAAAAAGTTAAAGTCTCTATTACAACAGGAAATAGAAAAACAGAACATGACTCTGATGTACGTATTGAACAAAAAAAGATAAATGAATTACCTGAAACAGGAGTAGGATCTAATCCATCAATGGCATTAATCGGTAGCTTAATGACAATATTAGGAGGATTATTACTATTATTGTTCAAACGTCGTAAGAAAAAAGAAGAAAGTGATAAGTCGTAATAAAAATGATTTTGTTATATAAGTAAGCTTTATATATTTAAAAATCATATATAAATTAGAATGACTGGCCCTTTTCGCTAGACTTAAAATCTAACGAAGGGGGCTATTGCATATATACAGTTTGTTTAATAACAATACTATTACTTAGAAATAAAATACATGTCAATGTGATTGTGCGTTTGCCCTCTTTTTTTATAAAAAAATGATATAAATTTTGAGAGACTCATTTGCTAAAAAGTGTGCAAAATATAAGTTTTTTGTAGTTTTAAAATGTGAAAAATAATAAAAAAATTTCACATTGAGATTATAGAAAATTTTTAATTGTTTACCTCTATTACTCTAATTAATATAATGATATTAGCGCTATTAAAAATAAAAAAATTATCTATAGCATACTTCAACTTTTGGTTTTTTATTATGTGGGTATGTGAATTATATAGTGTTAATGTTGAGGAGGAGAACAATGAAAAAGAGAAAAGGCGTAAGAAGATTAGACTTTTTACCAAATAAAAATAATAAGTACTCCATTCGAAAGTTTACAATTGGAACAGCATCCATTTTAATCGGTTCAACATTGGTATTTGGATTACCAAGAGACGTTGAGGCGGCAGAAACGGCATCAGAAAATGTAAATACTACAAATGAATCGTCACAAACTAAAGACACAACGCCAGATACGGCTTCTCAAGATATAACACCGACAATTGAAAGTAACGAAGCATCACAAAGTGAAACACTGACGTCACAACAACCTTCAAGCGATAAGACAGAAAACACCCTAACTCAGCCTTCAAATGAACCTACACAAGAATCATCAAGTACCGAAACACCATCTCAAGAAGATTCAAAATCAGAAGAAACACCACCTTCATCAACAGAATCATCTCAAGCAAATGAAACTTCATCACAAAATAGTAAATCTACAAATACGTCTGATAGCACTCAAGATACTTCAACAGAAGAAACCCCAACTCAAGAAGAGTCTACAGCACCTCAAGATTCTGCATCATCAGAAGATTCAACCCAAGAAAGCCAATCAACAACTGGAAGTAAGGACGCCCCAACTACAATTCCAAATAATCAAACAGGTGACAAAGGTGTTGCACCGGATACATCAGAGGCCACACGTGCTTCGTATGAGACATTAACCTCAAGTATAGACAATACAAAATTAACTGACTCATTAAAAACAGTGTCACCAGATCAAAAAGAAACTGAAGCACAGACGTTTTTAACAAAATATGTCTCTGAAGAAGAAGCTCAAAAAATTGTGGACGAAGCAAATATAGATTTTACAACAGCTACAGATCAACAGATTAATGAAGCAGTTTTATTTTCAGCGGTGCAAAATTTATCTGATCAAATCAATCAATCCTCACCAGAAGCAGTGCCTATGACATCTTTTAGAATGGCCGCTCAACCAGCATTTGCGACAACAGTTCAAGAACCCAATCGTCAAACTTATACGATTCCAGATGATCCGAAATATTTATATTTACTACGCGATTTAGGATATAATGCAACAACTGTTAAAGATAACACACAATTACGATTTTCAGGTATTGGCCAATCATCAGATCAAATAACAAATAAGATTAATTTGAACCTGACAAAATGGCTCAATTTACAGAGCGAATTCGTCAATGGTGGTCAAGTACATTTATCATTTAATCAACCTAAATTTTTCAACCAAATTGAGAGCATTACAATTAACGGGGTTCAAATGACAACAACAAATAACGGTCAAGACTGGTCTGCACCGATCTCATCAAATACCGTTAAAAGTAGTTTAATTGGAGTCGTCACAAATACACCTGTTGTCATCACTTTGAAAAACAATCAAACATTAGAATCACTCGGCTTCAGTAATGAGAATCCTGTTTATTTGACTCACACATGGACCACTAATAATGGAGAGATAGCTGCAGAAAGTATCCAGCAAACGCTGATAAAACCTAAATTAGATAGTCAAGTGCCACAAACAACGCAATCAAGTGGTTTTTTAACGGGACGAATGGTTAATACAATCCGTTATAATCAAGATGAAAATGCAATCAAATCAGTTCATCTGTATAAACCAGATGAAAACTTCTTACAAACTGATTATGATTGGTTGCTTTATATTAAAGAGCAAGTCCCTAAACAGTTATTACCCTATATTGACCTTTCATCGATTAAACTATATGTATCTGATGAATATGGTAATCCAATCTCAAAAAATCGATATGTTAACATCTCAGCTGATGCAACGGGGTTAGTAGATACGAGTCAGGTGCCACTAATCTCAATTATGCAAAATCAATCGTTATCGCAATTAAATGCTGCCCGTGGTGAACTTGATGCGAATGTATTTTACGGTACATTAGGTCAATCGAGAGCATATACGATTTCTTACAAATTAAAAAATGGCGTAACTATGGAGCAGATTGCAAAACAAGTCAATCAAAATGCGACCACAACGAGTGAAGCACGTTTAAACTTTGCATCATGGCTTGAAAGTGATTATTTGGATAAACGCGTAATTGGCAAAAGTGATGGAGGCGCACCACACAATCGAATATTAGGATCATATGCGACATCGTTTATTGACTTTTATGATTATGATGGCGATGGTATTCCAGATATCGCGGATACTTCCCCAGGTGTTAACAACGAGGATACAACGCCTCCAGATGCGCCTGTAATTCAAGCCATTGAGTCTGGAAGTCAAACTGTTACAGGAACAGGTGAAAGTGGCGCAACGGTTAAAGTGACATTTCCTAACGGTCAAACTTCAACAAGTACAGTTCAATCGAATGGAACATGGACAGTTGCAGTGCCAGCAGGGACAACGTTAAAGCATAACGATACAGTATCTGCAACATTAACGGATCAAGCAAATAATCAATCAAAAGCTAGTGCAGTGATTGTTAAAGATACCATCGCACCTAATGCAGTGTCCATTAACCCCATTCAAGATACAGATCGAATGATTACTGGATCGAATGCTGAAGCAGGTTCTACTGTAAAAGTGACGTTTAACAATGGTTTAACAGTTAATGCCAATGTAGACCCAAATGGAAATTGGACGCTTGCAGTACCATCAAATGTGACACTAAAAATAGGTGATACAGTTAAAGTAACTGCTACAGATGCTGCTGGTAACAAGTCGCCAGAAAGTGTTGCACAAGTCTTTGGCATTAAAATACCAAATCCACCAACCATCAATCATATTGAAGCGGGATCTAAAGTGATCAGCGGTACAGGTGTTGTAGGTAATCAAGTTACTGTGACGTTACCTGGAGGCGCGAAGGAAACA from Staphylococcus felis harbors:
- a CDS encoding Ig-like domain-containing protein, producing the protein MKKLKKANKLDFRLSENSKSLVRNLTRGTVSLLIGSTLVCGISHDAEAAEKVAEDVKPIDNQTTNESSQTIAETATAVPQETPLETSTNSPSNSKTESTSTEHPHEPTQGITSSQEDGISSKTTPVPSEESTSELPQTSDASSQEENFTNTSPAETTIGQESQTTEEVLPIPTETQSVSESNNANTEISNEKASDTTHKEATSNTKLSTSEASSTSEIPEAQNADKTTLTKSLKDAPPKQKEVKTQSSPRKSHRLASRPASATTQQTGRKSYIIPDDRKYLYLLRDLGYDALTVKERTQLRFAGISQMEAQTTSHIHLMLTKWLDLKNEFTRGGKIHLSFRQEKFFKAIEGITINGVRMETTNNGQDWSAPVSGSTVKSGLIGVVTNTPVVITLKGNQTLESLGYSYEHPVHLTHTWTTNSGEIAAESIQQTTITPQLNPKAPKETRLTSFVSGRMINRLLYQHNKKTIYSMHIYKPDQSFWRTDYGWVLYIKEQIPKKLLPYIDTSSIKLYVSDEFGNPISNDKVITISIGSDGLVDTSKVPQLSIEHDQSISHWKKVRTELNSKVFFGLLGQSRAYTIAYKLRDDMNMEDVVEQINKNHPTSSEARLSFASWLESDYLDSRILGKKDGGAPHERLFGSYATSYMDFYDYDNASVAPNPPTINDVEAGSKVISGTGVAGNQITVTLPGGTKETTTVGADGTWTVTVTDTEHLNDSDVVSAIQNDGQNDSAVSSVTVKDTIAPNTPLINAVEAGATQISGQGENSALIIVTFPGGTMAFTRVDENGNWTIHVPSAVPKLTVGDKITVISVDNAGNKSEETSTTVEDQTAPEAPTVDPVTSKATVITGTGEAGSTVTVTFPGGTTTTGKVNGEGRYEVKIPDTVDLKGGETIKVTLTDEAGNKSEETSIKVEDQTAPEAPTVDPVTSKATVITGTGEAGSTVTVTFPDGTTTTGTVNGEGRYEVKIPDTVDLKGGETIKVTLTDEAGNQSEATSITVEDQTSPDAPTVDPVTSKATVITGTGEAGSTVTVTFPDGTTATGTVNGEGRYEVKIPDTVDLKGGKTIKVTLTDEVGNQSEATLTTVEDQTAPEAPTVDPVTSKTTVITGTGEVGSTVTVMFPDGTTATGTVNGEGRYEVKIPDTVDLKGGETIKVTLTDEAGNKSEETSITVEDQTSPDAPTVDPVTSKATVITGTGEAGSTVTVTFPDGTTATGTVDEEGRYEVTIPGTVDLKGGEIIKVTLTDSSGNVSKPTVVVVTQDHSGMQNKPPKTDGPTSPGTSGTVITGTGKPGSTVTVAFPGGSTSTGTVNEEGRYEVKVPSAIDTEGMDVQKVKVSITTGNRKTEHDSDVRIEQKKINELPETGVGSNPSMALIGSLMTILGGLLLLLFKRRKKKEESDKS